The Actinocatenispora sera genome has a window encoding:
- a CDS encoding ArsR/SmtB family transcription factor: protein MSGDSDGNDPTSTGTISDKPNLTDPRAIRALAHPARLAILEYLGDRESATATECADIVGLSPSATSYHLRELAKYGLVQEAPGTDRRERRWRSSGGWRVGDDAGTDPAARAATQLLAPLVLARGDEQARRFFDATPHADPAWWDAANFSESRMRLTLDELRELTAACVELVESFAKRYPRKERAGRSDTRDVLLEVRAFPLPTPDERPTDT from the coding sequence GTGAGCGGTGACAGCGACGGCAACGACCCCACCAGCACCGGAACGATATCGGACAAACCGAACCTGACCGACCCGCGGGCGATCCGGGCGCTGGCGCACCCCGCCCGGTTGGCGATCCTGGAGTACCTGGGCGACCGTGAGTCGGCGACCGCCACCGAATGCGCCGACATCGTCGGCCTGTCGCCCAGCGCGACCAGCTACCACCTGCGCGAACTCGCCAAGTACGGCCTGGTCCAGGAGGCGCCCGGCACCGATCGCCGGGAACGCCGGTGGCGCTCCTCGGGCGGCTGGCGGGTCGGCGACGACGCCGGTACCGACCCGGCCGCGCGCGCCGCGACGCAGTTGCTCGCGCCGCTGGTCCTGGCCCGCGGGGACGAGCAGGCCAGGAGGTTCTTCGACGCGACCCCGCATGCCGACCCGGCGTGGTGGGACGCGGCCAACTTCAGCGAGTCGCGGATGCGGCTGACCCTGGACGAGCTCCGCGAGCTGACCGCCGCGTGCGTGGAGCTGGTCGAGTCGTTCGCCAAGCGGTACCCGCGCAAGGAGCGCGCCGGCCGCTCCGACACCCGGGACGTGCTGCTGGAGGTGCGCGCCTTCCCGCTGCCGACGCCGGACGAGCGGCCTACGGATACCTGA
- a CDS encoding S66 family peptidase: MSECVSPPKPRPGDAVAVLSPASGLPGLFPAPYELGLQRLRDDFGLRVVEYPASRKMGSSPQERAADLHAAFADPEIAAVFASIGGDDQLTVLSHLDRDLLAANPKPFFGYSDNTNLLLLLRNLGIVGYHGGSVMVELGRPGALHPLTAASLRAALFDTGPYELAETTTFTEVNSRWEDPRTFESEPATEPATGWYWHRGDRVVDGPVWGGNLEILSWLLMANREIEPADSYAGSVLMLETSEEMPRAEEVYRILRCMGERGLLRQFPAVLMGRPKAWSFEQPLDPDGRVRYRAEQREAVLRAFGEYAPDAMIVFDVDLGHTDPQQVIPIGGRARVDGPAHRITVTY, encoded by the coding sequence ATGTCCGAGTGCGTCAGTCCTCCGAAACCGCGCCCCGGCGACGCCGTCGCGGTGCTCTCCCCCGCGTCCGGGCTGCCCGGGCTGTTCCCCGCCCCGTACGAGCTGGGCTTGCAGCGGCTCCGGGACGACTTCGGGCTGCGGGTCGTCGAGTACCCGGCGAGCCGGAAGATGGGGTCGAGCCCGCAGGAACGGGCCGCCGACCTGCACGCCGCGTTCGCCGACCCGGAGATCGCCGCGGTGTTCGCCAGCATCGGCGGCGACGACCAGCTCACCGTGCTGTCGCACCTGGACCGGGACCTGCTCGCGGCCAACCCGAAGCCGTTCTTCGGCTACAGCGACAACACCAACCTGCTGCTCCTGCTGCGCAACCTCGGCATCGTCGGCTACCACGGCGGCTCGGTGATGGTCGAGCTCGGCCGGCCCGGCGCGCTGCACCCGCTCACCGCCGCCAGCCTGCGGGCCGCACTGTTCGACACCGGCCCGTACGAGCTGGCCGAGACGACCACGTTCACCGAGGTCAACTCGCGGTGGGAGGACCCGCGCACGTTCGAGTCGGAGCCGGCCACCGAACCGGCCACCGGCTGGTACTGGCACCGCGGCGACCGGGTGGTCGACGGCCCGGTGTGGGGCGGCAACCTGGAGATCCTGTCCTGGCTGCTGATGGCCAACCGGGAGATCGAGCCGGCCGACAGCTATGCCGGCAGCGTGCTGATGCTGGAGACCTCGGAGGAGATGCCCCGGGCCGAGGAGGTCTACCGGATCCTGCGCTGCATGGGCGAGCGCGGGCTGCTGCGGCAGTTCCCGGCCGTACTGATGGGGCGGCCGAAGGCGTGGTCGTTCGAACAGCCGCTCGACCCCGACGGCCGCGTCCGGTACCGAGCCGAGCAGCGCGAAGCGGTGCTGCGCGCGTTCGGCGAGTACGCGCCGGACGCCATGATCGTGTTCGACGTCGATCTCGGGCACACCGACCCGCAGCAGGTTATCCCGATCGGCGGCCGGGCCCGCGTCGACGGCCCCGCCCACCGCATCACCGTCACCTACTGA
- a CDS encoding TetR family transcriptional regulator, whose amino-acid sequence MSRRDEVLHAALDLLDEVGLDALTTRRLAERLGVQPGALYRHFPSKRALLTAMVEAVTMDDGTPAASGRWDEMLRSGAMEYRNRLLRHRDGARLVATGVRPDQAAAQQGWHRMIAMVRGSGLDQAGAMAAVDTVFAYANGFTIEEQARSDFPPTPAQRAERDAAFHTGLALILTGITTTASARAAQRAEPTP is encoded by the coding sequence GTGTCTCGACGCGACGAAGTCCTGCACGCAGCGCTCGACCTGCTCGACGAGGTGGGACTCGACGCGCTCACCACGCGCCGGCTGGCCGAGCGGCTCGGCGTCCAGCCGGGCGCCCTCTACCGGCACTTCCCGAGCAAGCGGGCGCTGCTCACCGCGATGGTCGAAGCGGTGACCATGGACGACGGGACCCCGGCCGCCTCGGGCCGGTGGGACGAGATGCTCCGCAGCGGGGCGATGGAGTACCGGAACCGGCTGCTACGGCACCGCGACGGCGCCCGGCTGGTCGCCACCGGAGTACGGCCGGACCAGGCGGCCGCGCAGCAGGGCTGGCACCGGATGATCGCCATGGTGCGCGGTTCCGGGCTGGACCAGGCCGGCGCGATGGCAGCCGTCGACACGGTCTTCGCCTACGCCAACGGCTTCACCATCGAGGAACAGGCGCGCAGCGACTTCCCGCCGACCCCGGCCCAGCGCGCCGAACGAGACGCCGCCTTCCACACCGGCCTCGCCCTGATCCTCACCGGCATCACCACGACCGCATCCGCCCGGGCCGCCCAGCGTGCCGAGCCGACGCCGTGA
- a CDS encoding LPXTG cell wall anchor domain-containing protein produces MAVDGKPDWQHHELGGRSYFCGFGPALRAGETTYLTITVKIEKSMVGSDGTLSIMAGNIPDRNSKNDRAAITLTVLSGSAAPSHSASGSVGTGGHGGGDAGGSLPVTGTRLGLYGGAGLLVLLAGVGLVVLGRRRRANI; encoded by the coding sequence GTGGCAGTCGACGGCAAGCCCGACTGGCAGCATCACGAGCTTGGCGGACGCTCGTACTTCTGCGGGTTCGGCCCCGCGCTGCGGGCAGGGGAGACGACGTACCTGACGATCACGGTGAAGATCGAGAAATCCATGGTCGGCTCGGACGGGACGCTGTCGATCATGGCGGGCAACATTCCGGACCGGAACTCGAAGAACGACCGCGCGGCGATCACGTTGACGGTACTGAGCGGCAGCGCGGCGCCGTCGCACAGCGCCAGCGGCTCGGTCGGTACCGGTGGGCACGGCGGCGGTGACGCCGGCGGCTCGCTGCCGGTGACCGGTACCCGGCTCGGCCTGTACGGCGGGGCCGGCCTGCTGGTGCTGCTGGCCGGTGTCGGCCTGGTCGTGCTGGGTCGGCGGCGCCGGGCGAACATCTGA
- a CDS encoding transglutaminase-like domain-containing protein has protein sequence MDELAHYRQAGPITTLAAAPAALLDGLPADPVALCAVAHGLVIQPADASRAGVADDRLAEKDIRPAADLLRVLAGLDPRPLTAPRPATARVVGTCRHFAVLATALLRHAGVPARARCGFATYFQPGRGLDHWLLEYWNGDRFVRLDPEVLGTDVAEAPEDLAPGLFLTGGEAWQRYRAGEIDAQHFGVPGYADNWGPAEIRGNAVRDLAALAGYEMLPWDEWGRMAASYAGETGADYDEVLDRVAAATADGSPAAVIACYRTADLAVPTEHRPA, from the coding sequence ATGGACGAGCTGGCGCACTACCGGCAGGCAGGGCCGATCACCACGCTGGCGGCCGCGCCCGCCGCGCTGCTCGACGGGCTGCCGGCCGACCCGGTCGCGCTCTGCGCGGTGGCGCACGGGCTGGTGATCCAGCCGGCCGACGCGAGCAGGGCCGGGGTCGCGGACGACCGGTTGGCGGAGAAGGACATCCGGCCGGCCGCCGACCTGCTCCGGGTGCTCGCCGGGCTCGACCCGCGGCCGCTCACCGCACCGCGGCCGGCCACCGCGCGGGTGGTCGGCACCTGCCGGCACTTCGCCGTACTGGCCACCGCCCTGCTCCGGCACGCCGGGGTCCCGGCCCGCGCCCGGTGCGGCTTCGCTACCTACTTCCAGCCCGGCCGCGGCCTGGACCACTGGCTGCTCGAGTACTGGAACGGTGACCGCTTCGTCCGGCTCGACCCCGAGGTGCTCGGTACCGACGTCGCCGAGGCACCCGAGGATCTCGCCCCCGGCCTGTTCCTGACCGGCGGCGAGGCGTGGCAGCGGTACCGCGCGGGCGAGATCGACGCGCAGCACTTCGGCGTGCCCGGGTACGCGGACAACTGGGGGCCGGCGGAGATCCGCGGCAACGCGGTCCGCGACCTGGCCGCGCTCGCGGGGTACGAGATGCTGCCGTGGGACGAGTGGGGCCGGATGGCCGCCTCGTACGCGGGCGAGACCGGCGCCGACTACGACGAGGTGCTCGACCGGGTCGCCGCGGCGACCGCCGACGGCAGCCCCGCCGCCGTCATCGCCTGCTACCGCACCGCCGACCTCGCCGTACCCACCGAACACCGGCCCGCGTGA
- a CDS encoding MFS transporter: MSFTSSERRELAIVAGCTAVTFAGDFMADTSLVLTLQDNGAAGYAVAALLVAGVAPAVLLAPLAGRLVDRFRSRTLLVTVGAVQAVLCVALAYVRQPALIIGLMAVVAGGLAITGPALGAIVPRAIHRDRIPQAQAAVQTVRGIGILAGPAIAGILVGRFGQTIPLLIDATSFLAVMAAGLLLRTAHGGAPLRRDASTGRVRGGLSLVRADRLLTIALVLIAVGITAVSCDNVGEVYLVRETLHGSSSAYGLLSALWSAAAIAGGWLLGKRAPDDRGVVRLLLVLLGIFGLVMLGLASAPTVPWLIPVYVVGGLANGGLNLAIGVLLGRRVRPDERGRVGATFNGFINSGTLIGYAAGGGLLSLVSPRILFTGSGLLSLAVIGVLAVPVLRGLRRAPATITGDDAVPTAPLAEPAAS, from the coding sequence ATGTCCTTCACGTCTTCGGAACGACGCGAGCTCGCCATCGTCGCCGGGTGCACCGCGGTCACCTTCGCCGGCGACTTCATGGCCGACACCTCCCTGGTGCTGACCCTCCAGGACAACGGCGCCGCCGGGTACGCGGTCGCCGCGCTGCTGGTCGCCGGCGTCGCCCCGGCCGTCCTGCTGGCCCCGCTCGCCGGACGCCTCGTCGACCGCTTCCGGAGCAGGACGCTGCTGGTCACGGTCGGCGCGGTCCAGGCGGTGCTGTGCGTCGCCCTCGCGTACGTACGGCAGCCCGCGCTGATCATCGGGCTGATGGCGGTGGTCGCGGGCGGTCTCGCGATCACCGGTCCGGCGCTCGGCGCGATCGTCCCGCGCGCCATCCACCGGGACCGCATCCCGCAGGCTCAGGCCGCCGTGCAGACCGTCCGCGGGATCGGCATCCTCGCCGGGCCGGCCATCGCCGGCATCCTGGTCGGCCGGTTCGGCCAGACGATCCCGCTGCTCATCGACGCCACCAGCTTCCTCGCGGTGATGGCCGCAGGGCTGCTGCTGCGCACCGCGCACGGCGGTGCACCGCTGCGCCGCGACGCAAGTACCGGCCGGGTGCGCGGCGGCCTGTCGCTGGTGCGGGCGGACCGCCTGCTGACCATCGCTCTCGTCCTGATCGCGGTCGGTATCACCGCCGTGTCCTGCGACAACGTCGGCGAGGTCTACCTGGTCCGGGAGACCCTGCACGGCAGCTCCAGCGCGTACGGGCTGCTCAGCGCGCTGTGGTCGGCGGCCGCGATCGCCGGCGGCTGGCTGCTCGGCAAGCGCGCCCCGGACGACCGCGGGGTGGTACGGCTGCTGCTCGTGCTGCTCGGCATCTTCGGGCTCGTCATGCTCGGCCTCGCGAGCGCCCCGACGGTGCCCTGGCTGATCCCCGTCTACGTGGTCGGCGGCCTCGCCAACGGCGGCCTCAACCTGGCCATCGGCGTACTGCTGGGTCGGCGGGTCCGGCCGGACGAGCGCGGCCGGGTCGGCGCCACCTTCAACGGCTTCATCAACAGCGGCACGCTGATCGGCTACGCCGCCGGCGGCGGGCTGCTCTCGCTGGTCAGCCCGCGCATCCTGTTCACCGGTAGCGGCCTGCTCTCCCTCGCGGTGATCGGCGTCCTGGCGGTACCGGTGCTGCGTGGCCTGCGCCGCGCCCCGGCGACCATCACCGGCGACGACGCCGTACCGACGGCCCCGCTGGCCGAACCCGCGGCGAGCTGA
- a CDS encoding HelD family protein, with amino-acid sequence MTVQKTDPALDAELAAERHHLTSSRAALRRMRERAEGLYRTGDGVGGDPFAAESLGRALAQRIAELADDPDTPLFFGRLDHADHAAEAAAAGYPDLDVVDTEHADNAGASFHIGRRHVVDDSGEPLVIDWRAPVSRAYYQASARQPMGVARRRRYGFAAGALTGFEDEHLTEGEELGTASRILTSEIERPRVGPMRDIVSTIQPEQDDLVRAELATSLCVQGAPGTGKTAVGLHRAAFLLYHHREQLRRSGVLVVGPNAAFLGYIAAVLPALGEVGVDQYAVDALVAHAPVRAVDAPAAAAVKHDVRMARVVRRALYGQLVKPTESLAVSDGSARWRLSAEALRRIVDDARREGLPYATGRERVRARVASGLRRQAEARGESPGDTWLRRVGRSAPVREFLDTCWPAVDPIGLVVALLGDRALLAAAADGILTDAEQDAIAWPRPLRTARLDRAPKAAKLTAADNVLIDEAAGLIDRVGSYGHVVVDEAQDLSPMQCRAVARRSEHGSITVLGDLAQGTTPWAARRWPDSLAHLGKPDAEVTALTTGFRVPGAVLDLANRLVPALDVAVPAATSLRADGSLRLRRMSTVDEELPGAVRDALAEEGSIGVIAPDAAIEACGLALAAAGIPHSTVDDLAAAERVVLVPATLAKGLEYDHVIVLEPADIVAAEPRGLHRLYVVLTRAVSRLVVLHSADLPAELVG; translated from the coding sequence ATGACCGTGCAGAAGACCGACCCTGCCCTCGACGCGGAGCTTGCCGCCGAGCGGCACCACCTGACCTCCTCCCGGGCCGCGCTGCGCCGGATGCGCGAGCGCGCCGAGGGGCTGTACCGCACCGGCGACGGGGTCGGCGGCGACCCGTTCGCCGCCGAGTCGCTCGGCCGGGCGCTGGCCCAGCGCATCGCCGAGCTGGCCGACGATCCGGACACCCCGCTGTTCTTCGGCCGGCTCGACCACGCCGACCATGCCGCCGAAGCCGCCGCGGCCGGGTACCCGGACCTCGACGTGGTCGACACCGAGCACGCCGACAACGCCGGGGCGAGCTTCCACATCGGCCGCCGGCACGTGGTGGACGACTCGGGCGAGCCGCTGGTGATCGACTGGCGCGCCCCGGTCTCCCGGGCGTACTACCAGGCCAGCGCGCGGCAGCCGATGGGCGTGGCGCGCCGCCGGCGGTACGGGTTCGCGGCCGGCGCGCTGACCGGGTTCGAGGACGAGCACCTGACCGAAGGTGAGGAACTCGGCACCGCGAGCCGCATCCTGACCAGCGAGATCGAGCGTCCGCGCGTGGGCCCGATGCGCGACATCGTCTCCACCATCCAACCCGAGCAGGACGATCTGGTCCGGGCCGAGCTGGCCACCTCGCTGTGCGTGCAGGGCGCACCCGGTACCGGGAAGACCGCGGTCGGGCTGCACCGTGCCGCGTTCCTGCTGTACCACCACCGCGAGCAGCTGCGCCGCTCCGGCGTGCTGGTGGTCGGGCCGAACGCGGCGTTCCTCGGCTACATCGCCGCGGTGCTGCCGGCGCTCGGCGAGGTCGGCGTCGACCAGTACGCGGTGGATGCGCTGGTGGCGCACGCGCCGGTCCGGGCCGTCGATGCGCCGGCGGCGGCCGCGGTCAAGCACGACGTGCGGATGGCGCGGGTGGTGCGCCGCGCGCTGTACGGGCAGCTGGTCAAGCCGACCGAGTCGCTGGCGGTGTCGGACGGGTCGGCCCGGTGGCGGCTGTCCGCGGAGGCGCTGCGCCGCATCGTGGACGACGCCCGGCGGGAGGGCCTGCCGTACGCGACGGGCCGGGAGCGGGTGCGGGCCCGGGTGGCGAGCGGGCTGCGCCGGCAGGCCGAGGCGCGCGGCGAGTCGCCCGGCGACACCTGGCTGCGCCGGGTCGGCAGGTCGGCCCCGGTTCGCGAGTTCCTGGACACCTGCTGGCCGGCGGTCGACCCGATCGGACTGGTGGTGGCGCTGCTCGGCGACCGGGCGCTGCTCGCGGCCGCGGCGGACGGCATCCTCACCGACGCCGAGCAGGACGCGATCGCCTGGCCGCGACCGCTGCGCACGGCCCGGCTGGACCGGGCGCCGAAGGCGGCGAAGCTGACCGCCGCGGACAACGTGCTGATCGACGAGGCGGCCGGGCTGATCGACCGGGTCGGCAGCTACGGGCACGTGGTGGTGGACGAGGCGCAGGACCTGTCGCCGATGCAGTGCCGGGCGGTGGCGCGACGCAGCGAGCACGGCTCGATCACGGTGCTCGGCGACCTGGCCCAGGGCACCACCCCGTGGGCGGCCCGCCGCTGGCCGGATTCCCTTGCCCACCTGGGCAAGCCGGACGCCGAGGTGACCGCGCTGACCACCGGCTTCCGGGTGCCGGGCGCGGTGCTCGACCTCGCGAACCGGTTGGTGCCGGCGCTGGACGTGGCGGTACCGGCGGCGACCTCGCTGCGCGCCGACGGCTCGCTGCGGCTGCGCCGAATGTCCACAGTGGATGAAGAGCTGCCCGGCGCGGTGCGCGACGCGCTCGCCGAGGAGGGCTCGATCGGCGTGATCGCGCCCGATGCGGCGATCGAGGCATGCGGCCTCGCGCTCGCCGCCGCCGGGATTCCACACTCCACAGTGGACGATCTGGCGGCGGCGGAGCGGGTGGTGCTGGTGCCCGCGACACTGGCGAAGGGCCTGGAGTACGACCACGTCATCGTGCTGGAGCCGGCCGACATCGTGGCCGCCGAACCGCGCGGACTGCACCGGCTGTACGTGGTGCTCACCCGAGCGGTGTCCCGGCTGGTGGTGCTGCACTCCGCCGACCTGCCCGCCGAGCTCGTCGGCTGA
- a CDS encoding FAD-dependent monooxygenase: protein MRIVVIGAGLGGLALARRLRREGFDVGVVERDASAEARFQGYRIGLEPDGLAALRGCLTERLLPLLDAVAGEMTGAGRAVDPQLNLLAELPPRYEGLLFDRAVLRHLLLAGIEDIVTFDRHLTGYREHADGVVLTYADGSTETADLVVGADGMGSTVRRQLLPDVEVRDLGRYGGIGRTPLTERFADLVPGWSTMVSAPDVQLMLGKMPFRRSPRAAAAELAPEVALPDTPSYLRWVMLLPPDRAELGAHLADDQDGGLAVLRSIAAGWHPDLVALLAEADRANSGVGPLRLGDPVEPWETGRVTLLGDAGHPVPPGGAGAALAFLDAADLTNALVAARDGGTTRTAALAGYEQRMCARGAESRAQALAAFQMFDAARSAS from the coding sequence ATGCGGATCGTCGTGATCGGAGCCGGACTCGGTGGGCTCGCGCTGGCCCGGCGGCTGCGGCGGGAGGGATTCGACGTCGGGGTCGTCGAGCGCGACGCCAGCGCCGAGGCCCGCTTCCAGGGGTACCGGATCGGGCTGGAGCCGGACGGCCTCGCCGCGCTGCGGGGCTGCCTGACCGAGCGGCTGCTGCCGCTACTGGACGCGGTCGCCGGGGAGATGACGGGCGCCGGCCGCGCGGTCGACCCGCAGCTCAACCTGCTGGCCGAGCTGCCCCCGCGGTACGAGGGGCTGCTGTTCGACCGCGCCGTGCTGCGGCACCTGCTGCTTGCCGGGATCGAGGACATCGTCACCTTCGACCGCCACCTGACCGGCTACCGGGAGCATGCCGACGGCGTCGTCCTGACGTACGCGGACGGCAGCACCGAGACCGCCGACCTCGTCGTCGGTGCCGACGGCATGGGCTCCACCGTGCGCCGGCAGCTGCTGCCCGACGTCGAGGTGCGTGACCTCGGCCGGTACGGCGGGATCGGCCGCACGCCGCTGACCGAACGGTTCGCCGACCTGGTACCCGGCTGGAGCACCATGGTCTCCGCGCCGGACGTGCAGCTGATGCTCGGCAAGATGCCGTTCCGCCGGTCGCCGCGCGCGGCCGCCGCCGAACTCGCGCCGGAGGTCGCCCTGCCGGACACGCCGAGCTACCTGCGGTGGGTCATGCTGCTGCCGCCGGATCGGGCCGAGCTGGGCGCGCACCTCGCCGACGACCAGGACGGCGGACTCGCGGTACTCCGGTCCATCGCCGCCGGCTGGCACCCGGACCTGGTGGCGCTGCTCGCCGAGGCCGACCGGGCCAACAGCGGGGTCGGTCCGCTGCGGCTCGGCGATCCGGTCGAACCGTGGGAGACCGGCCGGGTCACGCTGCTCGGCGACGCCGGCCATCCGGTACCGCCCGGCGGTGCCGGCGCCGCGCTGGCGTTCCTGGACGCCGCCGACCTGACGAACGCGCTGGTCGCGGCGCGGGACGGCGGTACGACACGGACGGCCGCGCTCGCCGGGTACGAACAGCGGATGTGCGCCCGCGGCGCGGAGTCGCGGGCGCAGGCGCTCGCCGCCTTCCAGATGTTCGACGCCGCCCGCAGCGCGAGCTGA
- a CDS encoding menaquinone biosynthetic enzyme MqnA/MqnD family protein: MSVLRRPRVGHIEFLNCLPIYWGLMRSGTLADVDLTKAPPDVLNDQLVAGELDIAPISLVEFLRHADDLLVLRDIAVTSDGPVLSVNIVHKRPLAELDGRRVALGSTSRTGVLLAQLLLAERYGVRPEYVRGAPDLDVLLADADAAVVIGDVALRAMYEGDHDGLTVTDLGSAWKDWTGLPMVFAVWAARRDYAAANPGLVKDVHQAFLRSTALARTELDAVVDSAVRWEPFDKAILARYYQALEFDLSDRKVAGLREFARRAAAAGAVPALPADGPTFFADA; the protein is encoded by the coding sequence GTGAGCGTGCTGCGGCGGCCCCGGGTGGGGCACATCGAGTTCCTCAACTGCCTGCCCATCTACTGGGGGCTGATGCGCTCCGGCACGCTGGCCGACGTCGACCTGACGAAGGCGCCGCCGGACGTGCTGAACGACCAGCTGGTGGCCGGGGAGCTGGACATCGCACCGATCAGCCTGGTCGAGTTCCTGCGGCACGCCGACGACCTGCTGGTGCTCCGCGACATCGCGGTGACCAGCGACGGGCCGGTGCTGTCGGTCAACATCGTGCACAAGCGGCCGCTCGCCGAGCTGGACGGGCGCCGGGTCGCGCTCGGCTCCACCAGCCGCACCGGCGTCCTGCTGGCGCAGCTGCTGCTGGCGGAGCGGTACGGGGTGCGGCCGGAGTACGTGCGCGGCGCGCCGGACCTCGACGTACTGCTGGCCGACGCGGACGCCGCCGTGGTGATCGGCGACGTGGCGCTGCGCGCGATGTACGAGGGAGACCACGACGGGCTGACCGTCACCGATCTCGGCTCGGCCTGGAAGGACTGGACCGGGCTGCCGATGGTGTTCGCGGTGTGGGCGGCCCGGCGCGACTACGCCGCCGCCAACCCGGGCCTGGTCAAGGACGTGCACCAGGCGTTCCTGCGGTCCACCGCGCTGGCCCGGACGGAACTGGACGCGGTCGTCGACTCCGCGGTCCGCTGGGAACCGTTCGACAAGGCGATCCTGGCCCGCTACTACCAGGCGCTGGAGTTCGACCTGAGCGACCGGAAGGTGGCCGGGCTGCGGGAGTTCGCCCGCCGGGCCGCCGCTGCCGGGGCCGTGCCCGCGCTGCCCGCCGACGGCCCCACCTTCTTCGCCGACGCCTGA
- a CDS encoding NUDIX hydrolase produces MAISEYLGRLRAVVGHDLLLVPSAAAVVHDDAGRILLEQRSDTGTWALPAGGIDPGEQPAAAALREIEEETGVIAEIERLAGLAMHPAEYPNGDRCEYLNVWFRCRAIGGDARRDEDETLDVRWFEPDALPDIHPFTRLRIDTALREGPPWFVPPGEALDTVRIRYP; encoded by the coding sequence ATGGCGATTTCGGAGTACTTGGGCAGGTTGCGCGCCGTGGTCGGGCACGACCTGTTGCTGGTGCCGAGCGCGGCGGCGGTGGTGCACGACGACGCCGGCCGCATCCTGCTGGAACAGCGCAGCGACACCGGCACCTGGGCGCTGCCGGCCGGCGGGATCGACCCCGGCGAGCAGCCGGCCGCCGCGGCGCTGCGCGAGATCGAGGAGGAGACCGGGGTGATCGCCGAGATCGAACGACTCGCCGGGCTGGCGATGCACCCGGCCGAGTACCCGAACGGCGACAGGTGCGAGTACCTCAACGTCTGGTTCCGCTGCCGGGCGATCGGCGGCGACGCCCGGCGCGACGAGGACGAGACGCTCGACGTGCGATGGTTCGAGCCGGACGCGCTGCCGGACATCCACCCGTTCACCCGGCTGCGGATCGACACCGCGCTGCGCGAGGGCCCGCCGTGGTTCGTCCCGCCGGGCGAGGCGCTCGACACCGTGCGGATCAGGTATCCGTAG